The proteins below come from a single Seriola aureovittata isolate HTS-2021-v1 ecotype China chromosome 23, ASM2101889v1, whole genome shotgun sequence genomic window:
- the msmp1 gene encoding LOW QUALITY PROTEIN: prostate-associated microseminoprotein (The sequence of the model RefSeq protein was modified relative to this genomic sequence to represent the inferred CDS: substituted 2 bases at 2 genomic stop codons), producing MYKXGCRGRRGIRGXPDQMKMEIAGINWVLAAAGFLLWTSGGSAAPMECHFNSRALCVFEGRHYSLGETWMDNACMQCTCLHPVGVGCCETVHRPVDFPAWCEVRVEPVSCKVSLVQAADPRLPCSPGEDFKDPSHGSLQLQQQLEG from the exons ATGTATAAATGAGGgtgcagagggagaagaggaatcAGAGGCTGACCAGACCAGATGAAGATGGAGATTGCCGGCATTAACTGGGTGCTTGCAGCTGCAGGGTTTCTTCTGTGGACCAGCGGTGGCTCTGCTGCACCCATGGAGTGCCACTTCAACTCCAGAG cactgtgtgtgttcgAGGGGAGACACTACTCACTGGGTGAAACCTGGATGGACAACGCTTGTATGCAGTGCACCTGTCTGCACCCTGTCGGTGTCGGTTGCTGTGAGAC GGTGCATCGGCCGGTGGATTTCCCTGCGTGGTGTGAGGTGCGGGTGGAGCCGGTGTCCTGCAAAGTTTCTCTGGTGCAGGCAGCCGATCCCCGCCTGCCCTGCTCCCCGGGTGAGGACTTCAAGGACCCCAGCCATGGATCtcttcagctgcagcaacagctgGAGGGGTAG
- the rgp1 gene encoding RAB6A-GEF complex partner protein 2: MIEVVASMARGPVFLAGELMECLITFTNPMSHLSTSASSEMLAWASAQIHCQFHASENRVALPAQGNKQDVQAESDTVLIPSRGERGQCVLDTPPKILFCDLRLDPGESKTYSYSELVPIDGPPSFRGQSVKYVYKLTIGCQRVNSPIKLLRVPFRVLVLQGMPEPPFPQDEEVSPSNPFLEEEEASRRDARPLERALDMLMATTSRRCPHMFNITNMRGKVAKFCIFKIVYRLGEDIVGTFNFSEGDIPCLQYSVSLQSEEEIQQPYQRRPGQAVSVTGHGRHLESCLHTASSHFSLPIPLNVTPGFSTDIVSLRWRLHFEFVTAREPMEPPTVLQNQSEVTVWSGAEHVDVDTFSWDLPIKVLPTNPALASYMSQFTGTNSINI; the protein is encoded by the exons ATGATCGAGGTGGTGGCTTCCATGGCCCGAGGCCCCGTGTTTCTGGCCGGGGAGCTCATGGAGTGTCTCATAACATTCACCAACCCAATGTCCCATCTCTCCACCTCTGCTAGCAG TGAGATGCTGGCATGGGCCAGCGCCCAGATTCACTGTCAGTTTCATGCCAGTGAGAACAGGGTGGCCCTTCCGGCCCAGGGGAACAAACAGGATGTCCAGGCGGAAAGCGACACAGTGCTTATTCCAAGCAGAG GAGAGCGAGGGCAGTGTGTGCTGGACACACCACCTAAGATACTATTCTGTGACCTGCGCCTGGACCCTGGGGAGAGCAAAACCT ATTCATACAGTGAGCTCGTACCCATAGATGGTCCTCCTAGTTTCCGTGGTCAGTCAGTGAAATACGTCTACAAACTGACCATCGGCTGCCAGAGAGTCAACTCTCCCATCAAACTCCTCCGAGTTCCCTTCAGAGTGCTGGTTCTGCAGG GCATGCCAGAGCCTCCATTTCCCCAGGATGAGGAGGTTTCCCCCTCTAACCCATTcctagaagaagaagaagcaagcCGCAGGGATGCTCGGCCTTTGGAGAGAGCACTGGACATGCTGATGGCCACCACATCAAGACGCTGCCCAC ACATGTTCAATATCACCAACATGCGAGGGAAAGTGGCAAAGTTCTGCATCTTCAAGATTGTTTACAGACTTGGGGAGGACATCGTCGGCACATTCAACTTCTCAGAGGGTGACATCCCTTGTTTACAG TATTCAGTGAGCCTccagagtgaggaggagatcCAGCAGCCGTACCAGCGGCGTCCCGGCCAGGCCGTCAGTGTGACCGGACACGGGCGACACCTGGAGTCCTGCCTCCACACTGCCTCCAGCCACTTCTCCCTCCCCATCCCGCTCAATGTCACACCGGGTTTCAGCACAGACATAG TATCTCTAAGGTGGCGCCTGCACTTCGAATTCGTGACCGCCCGGGAGCCTATGGAACCACCCACCGTCCTGCAGAACCAATCAGAGGTCACAGTTTGGTCAGGGGCAGAACATGTCGATGTAGATACCTTCAGCTGGGATCTGCCGATCAAAGTCCTGCCCACCAACCCGGCCTTGGCATCCTACATGTCTCAGTTTACAGGGACGAACAGCATTAATATTTGA
- the gba2 gene encoding non-lysosomal glucosylceramidase gives MSSEWGEKSTADLMSRYVSKEMGYGVPKEGWRICLAHEFKEKRKPFQAKDVSLSNVWEHVGLGIRYLKWWYKKTQVEKKAPFIDMFGAQPLRQIYGAPLGGIGGGTITRGWRGEFCRWQLNPGMYHYKTVTANQFTVCLRRGGQTVYQQVLSVERPPTLQGWNWGYCGEYAFYHALYPRAWTVYHLPGQNVTLTCRQVSPVIPHDYQDSSLPVAVFVWDIENKNDYDLDVSIMFTMVNGSGHKDDKSGGHWNEPFHLEKEGEAVSGVLLHHCTTVNPYTLCIAAREQPDREVSHQTAFSPKGTCSSLWSDLITDGRLDSPTGSCPPTPRGEKVAAALAVGCSVSAQSCNTLEFCLTWDMPKITFGSREREHIRRYTRYFGTKGDASPSLSHYALTHYKQWEKSIEEWQRPILRDSSLPSWYKSALFNELYFVVDGGSVWTELPEDADVSGGVRSEEGGLPAQPAVIKEYGRFAYLEGQEYRMYNTYDVHFYASFALIMLWPKLALSLQYDIAGSVVQQDPTERLHLMSGRYSPVKAKNVVPHDIGDPDDEPWQRVNAYLIHDTADWKDLNLKFVLQVYRDFHLTQDSQYLRDMWPICQAVMESEIKFDLDGDGLIENSGYADQTYDGWTVTGPSAYCGGLWLASLCVMCKMARLVDNEEKYQYYRDLLDRGSAAFDQLLWNGKYYNYDSSGRDLSNSVMSDQCAGHWFLRASGLGEGDYQAFPKEKIQTALKSVFDLNVMTFAGGQMGAVNGMRPEGVPDRSSVQSDEVWIGVVYGLAATMIHEGMRDEGLRTAEGCYRTVWERLGMAFQTPEAYCEKGIYRSLAYMRPLSVWAMQLALNTSQKDQTTSAQTGDIGSI, from the exons ATGTCTTCGGAGTGGGGTGAGAAATCCACAGCGGACCTCATGAGTAGGTATGTCTCCAAGGAAATGGGATACGGAGTGCCCAAGGAAGGTTGGCGCATCTGTCTGGCACATGAGttcaaggagaagagaaagccCTTTCAAGCAAAAGATGTCTCGCTGTCCAATGTCTGGGAGCACGTTGGCCTTGGAATCAG GTATCTAAAATGGTGGTACAAGAAGACCCAGGTGGAAAAGAAGGCTCCGTTCATCGATATGTTTGGTGCCCAACCGTTGCGTCAAATATATG GTGCTCCACTTGGCGGTATTGGAGGAGGTACCATCACAAGAGGTTGGAGGGGAGAGTTCTGTCGATGGCAACTTAACCCTGGAATGTACCACTACAAAACTGTCACAGCCAACCAG TTCACAGTTTGTTTGCGTCGTGGAGGACAAACAGTTTACCAGCAGGTGCTATCTGTAGAGCGTCCTCCCACGTTACAAGGCTGGAACTGGGGCTACTGTGGGGAGTATGCCTTCTACCACGCCCTGTACCCCCGCGCCTGGACTGTGTACCACCTGCCGGGACAGAACGTCACCCTGACCTGCAGACAGGTTTCCCCTGTCATCCCCCATGATTACCAG GACTCAAGTCTCCCGGTGGCTGTATTTGTGTGGGACATAGAGAACAAGAATGACTACGACTTAGATGTCTCCATAATGTTTACTATGGTCAATGGGTCGGGACACAAGGACGACAAGAGCGGGGGACACTGGAATGAACCATTCCACctggagaaggagggggaggcagTGTCTGGGGTTTTGCTACATCACTGCACTACAGTAAACCCATACACTCTGTGCATTGCAGCCCGAGAACAG CCTGACAGGGAGGTCAGTCACCAGACAGCGTTCAGCCCAAAGGGAACTTGCAGCAGTCTGTGGAGTGACCTCATCACTGATGGACGACTGGACTCTCCTACAG GTTCCTGCCCGCCGACGCCTAGGGGAGAGAAGGTGGCAGCAGCGTTGGCAGTGGGCTGCTCGGTGTCGGCTCAGAGCTGTAACACCCTGGAGTTCTGTCTGACTTGGGACATGCCCAAGATCACCTTCGGTTCCAGGGAGAGGGAACACATTAG gAGATATACTCGTTACTTTGGGACCAAAGGGGATGCGTCCCCCTCTCTCAGTCACTACGCCCTAACACACTACAAACAGTGGGAGAAGAGCATTGAGGAGTGGCAGAGACCGATTCTGCGGGACAG TTCTCTCCCTTCCTGGTATAAATCGGCTCTGTTTAATGAGTTGTACtttgtggtggatggagggtCGGTGTGGACTGAGCTACCAGAGGATGCTGATGTCAGTGGCGGCGTGCGCAGTGAAGAGGGGGGGCTCCCAGCTCAGCCTGCTGTCATCAAGGAGTACGGCCGTTTTGCCTACCTAGAAG GTCAGGAGTACAGAATGTACAACACATACGATGTGCACTTCTACGCTTCTTTTGCACTTATCATGCTGTGGCCAAAACTTGCCTTGAGTCTGCAATATGATATTG CTGGCAGTGTGGTTCAGCAGGACCCAACAGAAAGGCTCCATCTGATGAGTGGGCGGTATTCTCCAGTCAAGGCCAAAAATGTGGTGCCTCATGACATAGGAGACCCAG ATGATGAGCCATGGCAAAGGGTGAATGCCTACCTCATTCATGACACTGCAGACTGGAAGGACTTGAACCTGAAGTTTGTCCTGCAGGTCTACAGGGACTTTCATCTTACCCAGGACAGTCAGTACCTGCGGGACATGTGGCCCATCTGCCAG GCGGTCATGGAGTCGGAGATAAAGTTTGACCTAGATGGCGATGGACTAATAGAAAACTCTGGATATGCTGACCAGACCTATGATGGCTGGACAGTGACTGGACCAAG tgcGTACTGTGGTGGGCTGTGGTTGGCGTccctgtgtgtgatgtgtaagATGGCCAGATTGGTAGACAACGAGGAGAAATACCAATATTACAGAGACCTCTTGGACAGAGGCAGTGCTGCTTTTGACCAACTGCTGTGGAACG GCAAGTACTACAACTATGATAGCAGTGGGAGAGACCTTTCCAACAGTGTCATGTCTGACCAGTGTGCTGGCCACTGGTTCCTGAGAGCGTCTGGGCTGGGAGAGGGAGACTACCAG gcttttccaaaagaaaaaatccagACCGCACTAAAATCTGTCTTTGACTTGAATGTAATGACCTTTGCTGGAGGCCAGATGGGGGCAGTTAACGGCATGCGTCCTGAAGGAGTGCCTGACCGCTCCAGCGTCCAATCAGATGAGGTCTGGATTGGAGTAGTGTATGGACTGGCAGCCACTATGATCCATGAG GGTATGCGGGATGAGGGTTTGCGCACGGCGGAGGGTTGCTACCGGACTGTGTGGGAAAGACTAGGCATGGCGTTCCAGACTCCTGAAGCCTACTGTGAGAAGGGCATCTATCGCTCTCTGGCCTACATGAGGCCTCTGAGCGTATGGGCCATGCAGCTAGCCCTAAACACTTCACAGAAGGATCAGACCACATCAGCTCAAACTGGAGACATTGGCAGCATTTGA